The Thermodesulfobacteriota bacterium genome contains a region encoding:
- a CDS encoding ABC transporter ATP-binding protein, with protein GKAMDGVPPRDRGIGFVFQDYALFPRMTVLENVGFGLRVRGTPPPEIRRKASETLDLVGLAEEAERPVDTLSGGQRQRVALARALAVSPSLLFLDEPLSALDIKVRERLRREIAAVQKKVGITTLIVTHDQQEAMELGDRVAVMNEGRVEQAAPPREIYEKPATEFVARFVGEVNVLPGQLYRGYAYAGNLAIRMPDSSPAAVPGGSVKVVLRPEDVVLHVDGIAESGQTVAAVLTVSYLGVHLRVEAVTEEGHPLAALLPRSHPLADRLGSGDKVRVSALRGSVLPDPYGAGEPEYYL; from the coding sequence GGGAAAGCAATGGACGGCGTGCCTCCCCGCGACCGGGGGATCGGCTTCGTCTTCCAGGACTATGCCCTCTTCCCGCGGATGACGGTCCTGGAGAACGTCGGATTCGGGCTGCGCGTCCGCGGGACGCCTCCTCCCGAGATCCGGAGGAAGGCATCGGAGACGCTCGACCTCGTGGGGCTCGCGGAGGAGGCGGAACGGCCGGTCGACACGCTCTCCGGCGGACAGCGGCAGCGCGTCGCGCTGGCCCGGGCGCTTGCTGTCTCCCCGTCGCTGCTGTTCCTCGACGAGCCGCTCTCCGCGCTGGACATCAAGGTCCGGGAGCGGCTGCGGCGCGAGATCGCCGCCGTCCAGAAGAAGGTGGGGATCACCACGCTGATCGTCACGCACGACCAGCAGGAGGCGATGGAGCTGGGGGACCGGGTCGCGGTGATGAACGAAGGGCGGGTCGAACAGGCGGCGCCTCCGAGGGAGATCTACGAGAAGCCCGCCACCGAGTTCGTGGCGCGGTTCGTCGGCGAGGTCAACGTGCTTCCCGGACAGCTCTACCGCGGATATGCCTACGCCGGGAACCTCGCGATCCGGATGCCGGATAGTTCTCCGGCGGCCGTCCCCGGCGGAAGCGTCAAGGTCGTCCTCCGGCCGGAAGACGTGGTCCTCCACGTCGACGGGATCGCAGAATCCGGGCAGACCGTCGCGGCCGTGTTGACGGTATCCTATTTAGGTGTCCATCTCCGGGTGGAAGCGGTCACGGAGGAAGGGCATCCCCTGGCGGCGCTGCTGCCCCGAAGCCATCCGCTGGCGGACCGGCTCGGAAGCGGGGACAAGGTTCGCGTGAGCGCCCTTCGCGGCAGCGTCCTGCCCGATCCGTACGGCGCGGGGGAACCGGAATACTACCTGTGA